The following DNA comes from Candidatus Atribacteria bacterium ADurb.Bin276.
TGGGTATATTGGGAACCAAAATCTAAAATAACGATTTTGTCCATTATGACCTCCCCATGCCGACTCCCTGAATTTTCTGAAGAAATTTTCCTTCAGTCCAAATGCTCGGAGATATATCGATAGGGACTTGCTGCATTTCTTTGATGTTTTGAGCACCTAGAGAACCCATTGAGCCTCTCAAGGCACCAATAAAATTCATCGTTCCGTCGGTGACATGACTAGGTCCAAGTAAAATTTCTTTTAAGGTTCCTTTAATGCCAACATTAACCAACGTGCCGCGGGGAAGATTGGGGTCAGGGGTTGCCATTCCCCAGTGATGACCTTGGCCAGGAGCTTCCTGCGCCGAGGCTAAAGGAGAACCAAGCATGACGGCGTCAGCACCGCTGGCAATTGCTTTGGCAACGTCACCACCAACTCTCATTCCTCCATCGGTAATGACTGTAACATACCGACCGGTTTCTTTCCAATAGTCATAGCGGGCAGCAGCAGCATCAATCGTGGCCGTAATTTGAGGAATACCTATTCCCAATACAGCACGGGTAGTACAGGCAGCACCTGGTCCGATACCCACCAGAATTCCTGAAGCACCAGCTTTCATTAATTCAAGAGCTACTTCATAGGTTGCACAATTCCCGACGATCACCGGTATGGGAAGGTCCTGGCAAAAGCTTTTTAAATCGAAAGCAGCACTGCGAGAAGATAAAAATTCCCGAGTGGTGACTGTGGACTGGATGACCAAGATATCAAGTCCTGCTTCGATGGCAGCAATACCTAAGGTTTGAGCTCGAGAAGGAGTAACTGATGCGGCGGTAAGAACACCCTGGGATTTAATTTGCTCGATTCGTTCTTTTATCAGTGATTTTTGAATTGGTTCTTGATAAGTTTTTTGCAAGTAACTAGTGATTTCTTCTCGTGATTTTTGAATAAACGTGGAAATCAAGGGGTAGGGATCTTGATAACGACAGAAAATACCCTCCAGATTGAGAACTCCCATGGCACCCAATTTTCCCATAGTTACAGCCATAATCGGATCAATTACTCCGTCCATGGCTGCTCCAAGTATGGGGAGGTTGAGATGCCTATTCCCAATTGAGATGCTCAGGTCAATATCTAGCGGGTCAATGGTTCGAAGTCCAGGAACCAAGGAAATTTCATCAAACCCGTAAGTCATTCGAGCCATTCGGTATTTTCCTAATGACACTTCATGCATGGGTTTCACCTTCCTCCGTTCATCTCAGCAGTATTAAAAACCAAGTATAGATTCACAAATCTATTACAATTGAATAAATACGTTTAACGCTTTTCTTTACCCCTCTTTGAGATAAGATATCAGCTACTGAGTAGGTATAAATAAGTAGGATACAACTCCTCTCCAATTTGAAAGGGGGGAAAACACCAGGGGGCACCCCAACTCAAAAGAACATTTTGAAGTTGTTTGATAATGGAAAGAGTATTCAAATATCCCCCTCCTTGAAGGGGTATCCTTTCGTTATTATCAAAATAACACACTTGAATTAATTATAAAAGAACTATCCGAGTTTTCCAGTGACCCTTGCAGTTGGATTACCCGGATAGTTTACAGTTTTTACTCTGGTGTTTCTTCTTTGTGTTCGGCAATGATGGTTTGAGTGGTCAAGGCTAAAGAGGCAATACTCACTGCATTTTGGAGAGCTGCTCGGGTAACCTTGGCGGGATCAACTATTCCCGATTTGACCATGTCAACAAATTCACCGGTCATAGCATTGAAACCTATTTTTTTATCCAGACCTCGAACCTTACTGGCAATAATATTCCCTTGATATCCAGCATTTTCTGCGATTCTTTTTAGAGGTTCTTCCAAGGCGTTCAAAACGATTAGAGCGCCAACTTGCTCATCATTAGACAGGTTATCGACGGAGACTTCTTGTCTAATATGCAGAAGCAATGATCCCCCTCCAGGGATGATTCCTTCCTCGATAGCCGAACGAGTTGCTGAGAGAGCGTCTTCAACTCGATGTTTCTTTTCTTTGAGTTCGGTTTCGGATAGAGCCCCTACCTTGATGATCGCAACTCCTCCAATTAACTTTGCCAATCGTTCTTGAAGTTTTTCACGGTCATAACTGGAATCGGTCTTTTCAATTTGAACTCGGATTTCTTTTTCTCGAGCTTTTATATCATCGGGACTTCCTTGGCCGTCAACAATAATAGTGTTGTCTTTGTTGATTTTTACCGATCCGGCCTTTCCTAAAAGATCTATGGTGACTTTCTCCAATTTCATTCCCATTTCCTGGGAAATAACCTGTCCACCAGTAAGAATAGCCAGGTCATGAAGGATTTCCTTTCGTCGATCTCCAAAAGCTGGCGCTTTTACTGCTGCAACGTTGAGTGCACCACGAAGCCGATTGACCACTAAAGTCGCTAAGGCTTCGCCTTCTAAATCTTCGGCAATGATCAATAGAGGTTTTCCGGTTTGGACGACCTGCTGGAGTATGGGGAGCAGCGTTTGAATGGAGCTAATTTTAGAATCAGTAATCAAAATATAGGGATTTTCCAGAATACAAACCATTCTCTCTTGATCGGTTACCATATAAGGAGATAGGTAGCCTCGATCAAACTGCATTCCTTCAACCACCTCAAGGGTAGTATCGGTTGACTTGGATTCTTCTACAGTAATAACTCCATCTCTACCTACTTTTTCTATGGATTCAGCAATGATTTGACCAATTGACTGGTCTTTTGCGGAAATGGAGGCAACCTGAGCGATAGACTTTTGATCATCAATTGGGATGCTGTTTTGGTTAATCTTATTGACGATTTGGACGAGAATTTTATCCATACCATTTTTAAGAAAAACTGGATTATAACCAGCAGTGACATTTTTCAATCCATTGTGGATCATTTTTTGAGCAAGGACCATGGCGGTGGTAGTTCCGTCACCAGCTATATCATTGGTTTTAGTAGCAACTTCTCGGACCAAAGTTACCCCGATATTTTCAAAAGGGTCTTTGACCTCAATCTCTCGAGCAATAGTAACCCCATCATTGGTAATCGTTGGTGCCCCGAATTTTTTTTCTAAGATGACGTTTCGACCTTTAGGGCCTAAGGTCAGCTTTACCGTGTCGGTAATAATATTAGCCCCTTTTTCTAAAGTACGGCGGGCTTCTTCATCGAAAATGAGTTTTTTTGGCATTAATGACACCTTCCCTTCTATCTTATCGTATAGATTATTTCCATTTTAAGGAAAAAATCAGACTATTCTCGGGGGAAAAGTCTGGCAATGCATCGAAATCTAAAGCGGAGTGAATTAGACTGGCTTTAGTTTCTTAGAAATCAACAACAAAAATATATTATAACGTTAAGGAAGAAAAAAACCTATAGGTTCATTTAAAAATTTATTATAATATATTAATCAAACACACCTGAAAATTCAATCAATTCCTACTCGCTACAGAATAAAGCAGTGTCAGTGATCAAAAAATAACTATTAATTGAGAAATATTAACTATTAAGCTTTATACTTCTCCCAATCGCAACTGGGGATCAGGTTCTAAATCGAGGGGGCTGGTTTTCCCTAAGGAAAAATGAAAAGAGCCACTACTTCCTATCATGGCTGCGTTATCAGTACATAGAGTTGGCGATGGGAGATAAACTTTTATATTATGCTGGAATCCTTTTTGTAAAAAAAGAGAACGAAGCGAGCTGTTGGCTGCTACTCCACCGCCCAGCGATACCCTTCGAATACCGGTTTTTTTAATAGCTCGGATGGTTTTTTTCCAGAGGGTACGTACAACACTTCGTTGAAAGGATGCTAAAAGATCGTTAATTATATTTTCATCTTTTTTGGAAGAGTCTGGAAGCTGGTCGTACATTCGTACCACAGCAGTTTTGAGACCACTGAAGCTGAAATCATAATTTTCTTGATCTTCTAATCCTCCCCGAAAATGAAAACGAGTCGGATTGGCGTTTTTTGCCCGGTTATCAATTAAAGGACCGCCAGGATAACCGATATTTAGGTATTTGGCAATCTTATCAAATACTTCACCGGCTGCATCGTCACGAGTCCGTCCTAAATGGACATATTTGCCCCAGTCTTGGACCACAGTTAACTCGGTATGTCCTCCTGAAACGATAAGTGAAATGAAAGGCGGGGTAATATCTGGATGATCCAATCGAGAAGCAAAAAGATGTCCTTCCAAATGATTGACAGCGATAAATGGTTTTTGATTGAGGATAGAAAGAGTCTTCCCCATGCATAGTCCCATAAGAAGAGATCCAGTTAATCCTGGACCACGAGTTATTGCGAACAAATCAATTTCTTTAAGAGTAAGATTAGCCTGTTGCAAGGCCTGTTCTAAAGCCGGAATCAAATATTCCAAATGGCGTCGGGATGCGACTTCTGGAACAACTCCACCAAAACGACGATGAATATCGATTTGACTGGATATTACATTGGAGAGGATGGTATACCCATTTTTTATAATAGCGACACAAGTATCGTCGCAACTGGTTTCAATTGCCAAGCAGTACATAACAATCCTTTCTTTTTAACCTTCTTTGCTGATGATTTTTTTCATGATAATAGCATCTTCACCATCACTGTAATATTTTGTTCGAATTCCAATGGCAGTAAAATCCAGTGAACGATAAAGATTTTGGGCAGGGAAATTAGAAACTCTTACCTCAAGAAAAACTTCCTGACAACCCTGATTCAAAATTGAATTCAGAGCATATTGAAGGAATTTTTTCCCCAATCCTTGACGGCGATAATCGGGGTGAATGGCAAAGGTGGTAATGTGGGCTTCTTCGAAAAGATACCAATAACCAATATATCCAATCACTTTTCTCTTAATTCGAAGAACCAGGTAGGTCGCCAGTCGGTTAGTAAATTCACTCATAAAAAGAGAAAAACTCCAGGGTTGGGGGAAAGATTTCTTTTCTATAGCTAAAACTGCTGATAAATGGATTGGTTTCATTTTTTCGATGACATAGGGTTCAGCTGGGAAAGGAGAATTATTCATGTTCAAAGACTCGTGATCCATATAGAGGTCGAGTATTTTCTTCAAAGAATTCGGAATTATTTTTTTGAATAGGAATATCCCGGCTTTCAATTAATTCAATAAGGTTGATGGAATCAGGTTGTGAACTATCAGGGTGAAGGCACTGAAATTGATTGTTTTGAAAAAGGTTATAAAGTTCCTGCCAAGGAGTAATAATCAAAACATCTTTAGAAGAATAAAGCTTTATAATATCTGAATAAGGTCCGATTTGAATTTTGACTTGGTGATCCGGTAGTTTTTGAAAGCCTAGTTTAAATTCTGACCAGAAGACTTCATTTTTCTTATGAAAAATAACTGGAAGAATAATCAAGCCTTTGTGAGGGGTTATTAGTTTACTTCCCTGGTGGGCTAACATCTCCAAAGTGGAAAATCCATATAAGGGACAATTCAAGCTGTATGCCAAAGTTCGGCCGGTGATATTGGCTATTTTTATACCGGTAAAAGAACCAGGACCTCGACCGATAACGATCCGTTCTGGTGGAAAGGTTGAAAAGAATCCCTTTTTCTGTATTTCCTCCAAAGATTGAATCAAAACCCGGGAATGGTCGGTCATGACCTGGGAACGATGCTGATAGATAACTTCAGCACTATTTCCTAAAGTTAAAGTCAGCCAAGGAGTGCTAGTATCCAAGGCTAAAGTATTTGGTATTGTTTGATTATTGTCCATAATTTTGATAAAAGATTTCGATGAGTCGGTTTTTTTCATCGGTAACAGTTAATTTGACTACATAATAAGGAGGAAGAAAATGAGCTAAAAATCGTTCACCCCATTCAATTACAGTAAAGGAATTTGAAGTAAAATATTCCTCGATCCCCAACTGCTCAACCTCCTGCCAGTTTTCAAGACGATAAAAATCCATATGGTTGAGAATGCAAACTGGGCCATGGTATTCATTGATTAAGGCAAAACTTGGACTAATCACTTCCCGGCTGGAAATACCCAGCGCTTCAGCGATTCCCTTGGTAAAATAGGTTTTTCCAGCACCTAGCTGGCCGGATAAGAGAATAGGAACTCCTGGCTGAAAATATTCCTGAGTAAAATGGCTGGCAATTTTCATGGTTTGGTCTTCATTGGATGATAATAGAGTATCAAGATGAGTCATACCACAATCCGATTTTTAATCCGAATAAAACTACATAAAATTTCGTGAGGAATGGTTTCTGCCCAAGCAGCCATCTCTTCCGCTCGAATTTCATCAGGTCCGTCTGATCCGAGAATTGTAACCAGGTCTCCCCTTTTCACATCAGGGATAGAGGTTACATCTACCATCATTTGATCCATGGAAATTACTCCTAAGCATTTGGCTCGTTGTCCTTTGATTAAAACCTCCATTCGGTTTGAAAGGCGCCGCAAAAGCCCTTGAGCATAGCCGATAGGAATAACTGCCAACCGAGTCGGACGTTCGGTAATACAGGTTCCACCATACCCAATACAACATCCCGATGGAAGGTGTTTTAAAAGTTTAACCCGGCTTTTTATCCTCATCACGGGTGATAAACCAAGTGAACGGACTGGAGAAGGATCCTGGATGGGTGAAACACCAAATAACGCAATTCCTACCCTCACCATATCAAGGTGATAATGTGGGAAAAATAGGAAACCAGCGCTGTTACAGCAATGCTTTTCTAAATTTTGAATTGAAACCTGTTCTGAAAGAAATTTTTTTTGTAAAAAGTTCTGAAAAATTTCAAACTGCCGATGGGTATAGGTAGGATCATTTTCTGAACTGGCAAAATGGGTCATTACTCCCTTTAGATGCAAATAGGGGTGATGACTCATTTGTTTGATGAATGATTCATCCAGTTCTTCCGGAAGAAAGCCCATTCGATACATCCCCGAATCAATTTTTAAATGAAATTCCAGCTCTTGTTGATTCAATTGAACCGCAGATTTCAGTTGATCCCATTCTTCTCGGGAGGAAAGGGCGGGTGTTAAGTGATTTTTAAAAATCCCAGGAATTTCCTGGTTAATGAATCCTCCTAATAAATAGATGGTCCCTTTGATTCCTAATTGACGGAGAGCTTCACCCTCTTGAACGGTAGCAACCCCAAAGCGATTCATGCCCCACTTCTGAAGGAGCAAAACGCTTTCTATACCATGCCCGTATGCGTCAGCTTTGACTACTCCAATTATCCGAGAGGCATTGGGAATACTTAGGTGTTGAAGTATTCGAGTAAAATTGTTATGGAGCGATTGTGAGTCAATCTCCATCCACAATGGGTAATCGATATTCACAATTTTTAACCACCTTTATCGCGTATGGTAGATAAGATGCTAGTTCACTGGCAAGAAGTTGAGGAGACTGTTTTTGATATAAATCAGCTGATAACCCATGGAGAAATACGCCGGTCACGGCACTGATAAACGGAGACCCACCTTGAGCCAAAAAAGCTGCAATAATTCCGGTTAAAACGTCTCCACTTCCAGCAGTAGCAAGATTGGGATTCCCCGTTGGGTTGATAGCAATTTCTCCCTGGGGAGATACAACTATGGTTCCTGGTCCCTTTAAAACGGTAATACAGTTAAAGTATTGAGACAAAGCACAACTCGCGGCGATTCGATTTTCAGCGATTGAAGAAGCCGAGCGGTTAAGGAGACGACCCATTTCGCCTTCGTGAGGAGTAAGAATCCAACCTTGTAAACGATTTTTCCAAAACTCCCGGTTAACAGCAATAGCATTTAAAGCATCGGCATCAATTACACCCTTGATCGGTGATTTTTCAATGACTTTTTCAATAAAATATCTGGATGCTGGAGACGAACCTAATCCGGGACCAATTGCAATTGAGCGGCATTTTCGTTGTAAGATGGCTTCACATATTTCATCGGCATGATGAGGTAAGTACTTCCATTGAGTATTTTTTTTATTGGAAGAAAGAATGGTGCTCACCACTTCAGGTATAGAGGATTTCACTAAAGGTGCCAGTTGATGATTGGTTGCCCAAATAACCATTCCTGCTCCGCTTCGATAGGCGGCTTGACAGGTTAAAAGGCCGGCTCCGGTCATGGCCGGGCTTCCAGCAACCACCATAACAACCCCGGCACTTATCTTATTACTGAGAAAAGCTTTCTCAGGCAAAAAAGGACGAATAAAATCAGGGGTGATCAGAAAACCTTCTTGGGGAACATCTGCCGGTTCTCGATCCAAGGGAATTCCGATATCAGTGAGATGAATTGTTCCACAGTATTCACGAGCAGGAGCTACCACCAAGCCTCTCTTTAGCATTCCAAAAGTAATGGTATGATGAGCTTTAACAGCCCTTCCCATGATTTTACCCCAGGTGGCATCGACACCCGAAGGGGCATCAACGGCAATAATCATTGATTCCTTGGCTTCATTGATAGCATCGATTACTTCTTGAAAAACACCTTCAACCTTTTTCGATAATCCAGTACCAAAGAGGGAATCGATAATTAAAGTTCCTTTATCAAAGCGGGGGGGATTTCCTGGGAATACTCTCTGAATGGGTAAACCGATTCGCTGACAGATTTCATAATTAAGAGCAGTATCATTCTTCAGCCGCTCGGGATTTCCTACCAAAAAAATGGTGATAGGCAATAACGGATAACGAAGATTGAGATGGCGGGCAATGACCAATCCGTCTCCTCCATTGTTACCCGGACCACAGACCACTGCTACCTGATTCCAGGATTTATCTATTCCAATTTGTCTAATCTTGTCGACAATATTTCTCCCGGCATTCTCCATGAGCAGCTGAGCCGGGATCCGGTAGGATTCGACTAATCTTTTTTCCAGTTTCTGCATGGATTCGGAAGTAATCAGTTTCACTGTTAGACCTCAGTGTTATCTATACGCCTTTCCACACCCACCGCTACAGCGACCACCATCTCAGCGGTGTGGGAAAGGGATAGGGATATACTTTCAAATATTTGTTTTAATGATTCCTCGGATAATGAAACCCAAGGCTTTCCAGAAGAGTGATGGAAAACCTGAATCTGTTTCCAGTTTGGATTTAAATCCTTTTGAAGAAAGATTTTCTTAACGGCTTCTTTTATAGCGAAGAGAGAAGCGACTCCTTCAATAAAACGTCGCTCGTTCACGTCACAGTAATATTCCAGCTCAGCTGAAGTGGCAATTCGTTTTACAAACCTTTCTCCACATCGGCTAAGGGTTTTTTTTACTCTCGTGAGATTGATGAGATCGATACCAATGTATATCTTTGGGTTCATCCGGCCTCTTCTTTTTCTTTCTTGGCTTTTTGAATAATACCTTCAGCAATCTGAGCTGGGACTTCCTCATAGTTGGAAAAGGTCATTTTATAAGACCCTCTCCCTTGGGTAATGGAGCGAAGGTCCACTGAATAGCGGAAAATTTCGGCTAAAGGAACATTAGCTCGGATAAGCTGATAGCCATCCTGTGGATCCATCCCCAAGATTCTTCCTCTACGACTGTTGATATCGCCGATAACATCTCCCATAAATTCTTCGGGAACGGTGATTTCAAGGTTCATAATTGGCTCAAGCAAAACCGGATTGCATTCCAGGCATCCCTTTTTCAAAGCCATCGATCCGGCAATTTTAAATGCCATATCCGATGAGTCAACCGGATGGAAAGATCCATCGTAAACGATAACTCGGATATCAATGACCGGATAACCCGCTAAAACGCCTTCCAACATTGCTTCCTGAACGCCCTTTTCCACCGATGGAATATAATTGCGAGGAATGGCTCCACCGACAATTTTATCGACGAATTCAAAACCCTTACCACGGGGAAGGGGTTCAAGTTCCAGCCAACAATGGCCATACTGCCCTCTTCCGCCTGATTGTCTTTTATATTTTCCTTCCACCTTGGTGGTTCCCTTGATGGTTTCCTTATAAGGAACTTTTGGAATGGCCAAACCAACTTCCACTCCAAATTTTCGCTTCATTTTCTCGATTAATACATCGAGATGAATATCCCCATAACCATAGAGAACATCTTCTTTAGTATCAGGGTCACGAACCTCTTTGACGGTAGGGTCTTCTTCCAGCATTCGACTGACTCCTAAGCTGATCTTATCTTCATCACCCCGTCCAAGAGGTTTGATGCTCGATAAATAATTCGCTTCGGGATATTCCAGATTGGCAAAAACGATTGTTTTTTCTTTTTCCGAAAGTGTATCACCAAGATAGATTTCATTGATTTTAGCGATGGCACCCATATCTCCCGGGCCAATTTCGGTTACCGATTCCTGGTTTTTACCTCGTAGGGTTAGTAATTGCCCCACTTTTTCTTCAGTATCACGGGAAGCGTTGAACAAACGGGAATCAGAAGTTAATTTTCCAGAAAAAACCCTTACTAAAGCCAATTTTCCTACATAAGGATCGCTGATAATTTTATAAACGTAAGCTGAAAAAGGCTCGGTTTCGTTACATTTTCTTTCAACTTCTTCTTTGGTTTTCGGATTTATTCCTTGGATGGGAGGACGATCAAGAGGCGATGGGGCATAGTGGGATAAAGCATCTCCGAGAAGAGACACTCCTCGATCGGTTAAACCGGACCCACATAACACTGGAAATAGCTTTCTCTGAAGAATCGCTTGGCGAAGAGTTTCTTTAAGGAGCTCGGGTTCGATGGTTTGTCCTTCCAAGTACATATTTAATAACTCATCATTGGTTTCAGCAATATTCTCGACCAGGAAGTCATGAATTTCTTGGGCTTGATTTTGTAGGTCGGCTGGTACGGTGTCTTCCTTAAATGATTTTCCATCAGCTTGGAAATACAAGGCTTTCATGGCTAAAATATCGACGACACCCTGAAAATTGCTTTCTTTGCCGATTGGTATGTAAAGAGGAGTTGCTTTAGCCGAGAGTTCACTTTGTATTTCACTTAAAACTTTATCAAAATTGGCACCTTCTCGATCCATTTTGTTGATAAAAAGAAAAACCGGAAGCTGATTTTGTTCTAAATACTTCCAGCTTCGCTCTACACCAACTTCAACACCAGAAACTCCACAAACGGGGATTAACCCACAATCGACTGCACGAAGAGCACCTAAAACATTTCCAACAAAATCTGCGTATCCAGGAGTATCAATCAAATTGATTTTCTTTCCCTGCCATTCAAAAGGGAGTACCGATAGGTCGATTGATATTCCTCTTTTTATTTCTTCTGGTTCCCAATCAGATACCGTGTTTCCTTCCTCAACTTTTCCCTTTCGGGAGATAAGTCCTGAATGATAAAGCAAAGTTTCGGCAAGAGTTGTTTTTCCTGCACCAGCATGTGAAAATAATCCCACGTTTCGAATGTCTTTACTGTCATACTTTTTCAAATTAATTTCCTCCCTTCACCGTCTTATCATTATCAATTGGTTTTATTTCTTCAAGGATAGCACCGGGTATGGTATCTCCTGGTAAGGTTTGCTGGGTGGTGGTAATAGGAATAATTGTTGAATGATTCCACACCTTTTGCCAGCTATATCCTACTTGAGCATAGTTTTCACTTAATAGATAAAACCATAGTGCTACAGCAAAACCGACAGCATACCATTTGGTTTCCCGGTCATGATGATACCAGGTTTTGAATTTTTTCAAGCTTTTTTTGATCAAATTGATAATATCTGATATTTTAATCATATTTTTCGATAGAGAATTCTTAGCATTTTTTTCAAAGTACTCGTCTCAACGTCCCAGGCCATTTTACCCTGAACTGCGATCGATACCTTCCCGGTCGTTTCTGAAACCACCAGAGATAGAGCATCAGTTTGCTCAGTGATGCCTATTCCAGCTCGGTGCCGGGTTCCAACTAATTTTTTAACCTCGGTTTTTTCTGCTAAAGGGAGAATGCACCCGGCAGCAATAATCCGGTTTTCTTTAATAATCACCGCTCCATCGTGCAGTGGTGATTCGGTTAAAAAAATTGAATAAACTAATTCAGAAGAAAAAACAGCATCAATGGCGATACCAGTTTGAAGAAAATCCCGTAAATCATTATTCCTCTCCAATACAACTAAAGCTCCAACTTTCTTACGAGAGAGAGTTTGGCAAGTAATGGTAATTTCATCGATAAACTTAGTCCGATCTTCCTCGCTGTGAAAAAAGAAACGGGAAGTACTATCCGGGCGATGATAAGCCCGATTGACATAGAGACGGCGAAGCTCAGGCTGAAAAACAATAAATGCTCCACCTATATAGGCGACAAGAATAATCTTCCAAATAAAATTAAGCTCTTTTAACCCGGAAAAATTAGCTAAACCGGCAATAACGAATAAGATTAGGAGGAATTTTAAAACCGAATAAAGCGAAGTGCCCTTGGTGATAGAAAACAATCGAAAAGACAAATATAAAATCAGAATAAGTTCGATAGTCCATCGCCAGTGCACAGAAAGAT
Coding sequences within:
- a CDS encoding putative oxidoreductase, giving the protein MHEVSLGKYRMARMTYGFDEISLVPGLRTIDPLDIDLSISIGNRHLNLPILGAAMDGVIDPIMAVTMGKLGAMGVLNLEGIFCRYQDPYPLISTFIQKSREEITSYLQKTYQEPIQKSLIKERIEQIKSQGVLTAASVTPSRAQTLGIAAIEAGLDILVIQSTVTTREFLSSRSAAFDLKSFCQDLPIPVIVGNCATYEVALELMKAGASGILVGIGPGAACTTRAVLGIGIPQITATIDAAAARYDYWKETGRYVTVITDGGMRVGGDVAKAIASGADAVMLGSPLASAQEAPGQGHHWGMATPDPNLPRGTLVNVGIKGTLKEILLGPSHVTDGTMNFIGALRGSMGSLGAQNIKEMQQVPIDISPSIWTEGKFLQKIQGVGMGRS
- the groL_1 gene encoding 60 kDa chaperonin, whose protein sequence is MPKKLIFDEEARRTLEKGANIITDTVKLTLGPKGRNVILEKKFGAPTITNDGVTIAREIEVKDPFENIGVTLVREVATKTNDIAGDGTTTAMVLAQKMIHNGLKNVTAGYNPVFLKNGMDKILVQIVNKINQNSIPIDDQKSIAQVASISAKDQSIGQIIAESIEKVGRDGVITVEESKSTDTTLEVVEGMQFDRGYLSPYMVTDQERMVCILENPYILITDSKISSIQTLLPILQQVVQTGKPLLIIAEDLEGEALATLVVNRLRGALNVAAVKAPAFGDRRKEILHDLAILTGGQVISQEMGMKLEKVTIDLLGKAGSVKINKDNTIIVDGQGSPDDIKAREKEIRVQIEKTDSSYDREKLQERLAKLIGGVAIIKVGALSETELKEKKHRVEDALSATRSAIEEGIIPGGGSLLLHIRQEVSVDNLSNDEQVGALIVLNALEEPLKRIAENAGYQGNIIASKVRGLDKKIGFNAMTGEFVDMVKSGIVDPAKVTRAALQNAVSIASLALTTQTIIAEHKEETPE
- the tsaD gene encoding tRNA N6-adenosine threonylcarbamoyltransferase, with translation MYCLAIETSCDDTCVAIIKNGYTILSNVISSQIDIHRRFGGVVPEVASRRHLEYLIPALEQALQQANLTLKEIDLFAITRGPGLTGSLLMGLCMGKTLSILNQKPFIAVNHLEGHLFASRLDHPDITPPFISLIVSGGHTELTVVQDWGKYVHLGRTRDDAAGEVFDKIAKYLNIGYPGGPLIDNRAKNANPTRFHFRGGLEDQENYDFSFSGLKTAVVRMYDQLPDSSKKDENIINDLLASFQRSVVRTLWKKTIRAIKKTGIRRVSLGGGVAANSSLRSLFLQKGFQHNIKVYLPSPTLCTDNAAMIGSSGSFHFSLGKTSPLDLEPDPQLRLGEV
- a CDS encoding ribosomal-protein-alanine N-acetyltransferase, with amino-acid sequence MNNSPFPAEPYVIEKMKPIHLSAVLAIEKKSFPQPWSFSLFMSEFTNRLATYLVLRIKRKVIGYIGYWYLFEEAHITTFAIHPDYRRQGLGKKFLQYALNSILNQGCQEVFLEVRVSNFPAQNLYRSLDFTAIGIRTKYYSDGEDAIIMKKIISKEG
- the tsaB gene encoding tRNA threonylcarbamoyladenosine biosynthesis protein TsaB gives rise to the protein MDNNQTIPNTLALDTSTPWLTLTLGNSAEVIYQHRSQVMTDHSRVLIQSLEEIQKKGFFSTFPPERIVIGRGPGSFTGIKIANITGRTLAYSLNCPLYGFSTLEMLAHQGSKLITPHKGLIILPVIFHKKNEVFWSEFKLGFQKLPDHQVKIQIGPYSDIIKLYSSKDVLIITPWQELYNLFQNNQFQCLHPDSSQPDSINLIELIESRDIPIQKNNSEFFEENTRPLYGSRVFEHE
- the tsaE gene encoding tRNA threonylcarbamoyladenosine biosynthesis protein TsaE, coding for MTHLDTLLSSNEDQTMKIASHFTQEYFQPGVPILLSGQLGAGKTYFTKGIAEALGISSREVISPSFALINEYHGPVCILNHMDFYRLENWQEVEQLGIEEYFTSNSFTVIEWGERFLAHFLPPYYVVKLTVTDEKNRLIEIFYQNYGQ
- the alr gene encoding Alanine racemase, coding for MNIDYPLWMEIDSQSLHNNFTRILQHLSIPNASRIIGVVKADAYGHGIESVLLLQKWGMNRFGVATVQEGEALRQLGIKGTIYLLGGFINQEIPGIFKNHLTPALSSREEWDQLKSAVQLNQQELEFHLKIDSGMYRMGFLPEELDESFIKQMSHHPYLHLKGVMTHFASSENDPTYTHRQFEIFQNFLQKKFLSEQVSIQNLEKHCCNSAGFLFFPHYHLDMVRVGIALFGVSPIQDPSPVRSLGLSPVMRIKSRVKLLKHLPSGCCIGYGGTCITERPTRLAVIPIGYAQGLLRRLSNRMEVLIKGQRAKCLGVISMDQMMVDVTSIPDVKRGDLVTILGSDGPDEIRAEEMAAWAETIPHEILCSFIRIKNRIVV
- the nnr gene encoding Bifunctional NAD(P)H-hydrate repair enzyme Nnr, whose protein sequence is MKLITSESMQKLEKRLVESYRIPAQLLMENAGRNIVDKIRQIGIDKSWNQVAVVCGPGNNGGDGLVIARHLNLRYPLLPITIFLVGNPERLKNDTALNYEICQRIGLPIQRVFPGNPPRFDKGTLIIDSLFGTGLSKKVEGVFQEVIDAINEAKESMIIAVDAPSGVDATWGKIMGRAVKAHHTITFGMLKRGLVVAPAREYCGTIHLTDIGIPLDREPADVPQEGFLITPDFIRPFLPEKAFLSNKISAGVVMVVAGSPAMTGAGLLTCQAAYRSGAGMVIWATNHQLAPLVKSSIPEVVSTILSSNKKNTQWKYLPHHADEICEAILQRKCRSIAIGPGLGSSPASRYFIEKVIEKSPIKGVIDADALNAIAVNREFWKNRLQGWILTPHEGEMGRLLNRSASSIAENRIAASCALSQYFNCITVLKGPGTIVVSPQGEIAINPTGNPNLATAGSGDVLTGIIAAFLAQGGSPFISAVTGVFLHGLSADLYQKQSPQLLASELASYLPYAIKVVKNCEYRLPIVDGD
- the acpS gene encoding Holo-(acyl-carrier-protein) synthase yields the protein MNPKIYIGIDLINLTRVKKTLSRCGERFVKRIATSAELEYYCDVNERRFIEGVASLFAIKEAVKKIFLQKDLNPNWKQIQVFHHSSGKPWVSLSEESLKQIFESISLSLSHTAEMVVAVAVGVERRIDNTEV